A section of the Amycolatopsis sp. AA4 genome encodes:
- a CDS encoding TNT domain-containing protein, whose protein sequence is MAQPTTQLNATEQDTLVKQIGLALLRAAPRDWRKVSAEYRAVGRYHELTGEIVLEDGSAQEWIATHDIATLFGRLRAGMYRDGRGTWFNARYQLDHPSSYNLEYNRDEPAWHLAPPPQAYSDELRMFPRTEENVPEWLIRRMSGLGPEQPGPHFRIARIFDTIGPAGRPVINRPDLDVDEQDRLLDYLDHAPVVVQDRGYDIDRLAQTPEATVPVAFHSDGHWIWPAAVNFYLRTYGVSPEADLIEHIRANGFQLPQVDDLTLQGAAAYLTRGSQTPQQRPAPGAGGPGAGGPGAGGPGAGGPGAGGPGAGGPGAGGPGAGGSGSGGPGAGGPGGPGTAGGPGAAGGPGGPGAGSPGAGGPSSGGPGAGGPGGVGAVGGPGGAAAPSGPGGPNGPGGAGAPGGPAAGGPGGPNGVGAPGDGFDAHGPASTGPGADSPGSGGHGAAGVAAAAAGLGAAGLGAAALGAAGGSGPADGPGSPDNFHPADNFAGPDSSRPGAAGGPDGPRSEGFDSADEFGTPGSRRPTSPDRRGPADEFENRDSGRPSPAGRPDGPDSFHPADEFDSRDPGRPGPAGHPDGPDNFHPADEFGGPGATDGPGFADHGGSDDRFEPTRGGSDRRDRPGPQGAQGPAGGPGAQGGPQGTRVSGPDGPGGSHGLGVAAAAAGAAGVAGAAGAAASGSHAESGHPHEAGYDQHPDASGYDDRTHEAGYAESGHQADGYDQHGQAAGYAEDYDRQARGEDQRDHAEHYDQHDEGYEQPGHDGYRDPAAHGHYDESAPHDAHGYDAEPYDDQHEYQDASHERGAYTEQHGYDEAAGQHDHDEAGYDEPAHHVDDRNRNAAADYDDAHGYDDHLDARGSKVPGAFEQSAVPSAEDGLVGADGLIGADGLIGADAADEPAAGNRHNAEPEAGRRAAPDDSRDQEGGRRRAQPDAEADDSRREDVRLNADDSGRRSAESASQAEPADEHGSHIGAAAAGVAAAGGLAAAGLAAAHGRGREKEAEGRHGTAAPERPAEPPFEQDFDGAQYDHYDDGHYDDEDHTDVHHDLVPSRNGTGPGHPGDDEDDTDVHQPVDDGREEPVLFTHGNEPSRDDDEQRAELFTHSSGYEDDNRREAGYDAGPPTAMIMPGSEIPGGLPVPEMPVPPPSGGRRAAREQAEAAPVARREQPAQPELAELQAKLDELNVPEAAYRLGGPTERGWSVEQVGEGWRVGWYDGELINPAVFGDAEDAAAFMLGKVLLHPDGYVAAEAPAPAEQPVADAPKPPVVATLSPEVATGSFPVRPRENVPPQEQTAFTPADQLLADDEPPARQTPPPPPPTQVAAPVSPPTQVAPPVGAPPTQIASPVSAPPTQVAPPVGPPPRREPPVRREEPVRANGTGGSGQWPIAPLSGEPPLTLFRGKELRELPAGSELDRFGGPNGNLTYAAGTPFEERSLVPEWVNRPYHVYRVQRPLETLAGVAIPWFNQPGGGSAYLLPASIEELLAEGDLIELDPGEPPID, encoded by the coding sequence GTGGCACAACCGACGACGCAGCTGAACGCGACGGAGCAGGACACTCTGGTCAAGCAGATCGGACTGGCCCTGCTGCGCGCCGCCCCGCGCGACTGGCGCAAAGTCTCCGCGGAGTACCGAGCCGTCGGCAGGTACCACGAGCTGACCGGCGAGATCGTGCTCGAGGACGGCTCCGCTCAGGAATGGATCGCGACGCACGACATCGCGACGCTGTTCGGGAGACTCCGCGCGGGCATGTACCGCGACGGCCGCGGCACCTGGTTCAACGCGCGCTACCAGCTGGACCACCCCTCCAGCTACAACCTCGAGTACAACCGCGACGAGCCGGCGTGGCACCTCGCCCCGCCGCCCCAGGCGTACTCCGACGAGCTGCGCATGTTCCCGCGCACCGAGGAGAACGTGCCCGAGTGGCTGATCCGCCGGATGTCCGGCCTCGGCCCGGAACAGCCCGGCCCGCACTTCCGCATCGCGCGGATCTTCGACACCATCGGCCCGGCGGGCCGCCCGGTCATCAACCGCCCGGACCTGGACGTCGACGAGCAGGACCGGCTGCTGGACTACCTTGATCACGCCCCGGTCGTGGTCCAGGACCGCGGCTACGACATCGACCGCCTCGCCCAGACCCCCGAAGCGACGGTCCCGGTCGCCTTCCACAGCGACGGCCACTGGATCTGGCCCGCCGCGGTGAACTTCTACCTCCGTACCTACGGCGTCTCGCCGGAAGCGGATCTGATCGAGCACATCCGGGCCAACGGGTTCCAGCTTCCCCAGGTGGACGACCTGACCCTGCAGGGCGCGGCGGCCTATCTGACTCGCGGGAGCCAGACTCCGCAGCAGCGGCCCGCTCCCGGGGCTGGTGGTCCTGGCGCTGGTGGTCCCGGCGCTGGCGGTCCCGGCGCTGGCGGTCCCGGCGCTGGCGGTCCCGGCGCTGGTGGTCCCGGCGCTGGTGGTCCTGGCGCTGGCGGCTCTGGTTCCGGCGGCCCCGGTGCCGGTGGCCCTGGCGGTCCAGGCACGGCTGGCGGACCGGGTGCGGCTGGCGGTCCCGGTGGGCCTGGTGCCGGTAGCCCCGGCGCTGGTGGCCCGAGTTCCGGCGGCCCCGGTGCCGGTGGCCCTGGCGGCGTGGGCGCGGTTGGTGGTCCTGGCGGCGCCGCGGCTCCGAGCGGCCCCGGCGGACCTAACGGACCTGGTGGCGCTGGCGCACCGGGCGGACCTGCCGCTGGCGGCCCCGGTGGACCGAACGGCGTCGGTGCCCCCGGTGACGGATTCGATGCCCACGGACCTGCTTCCACTGGCCCCGGCGCGGACAGCCCCGGTTCCGGCGGCCACGGCGCAGCCGGAGTCGCCGCAGCCGCGGCCGGACTCGGCGCGGCGGGACTCGGAGCAGCCGCCCTCGGCGCGGCAGGCGGATCCGGCCCGGCCGATGGACCGGGCAGCCCCGACAACTTCCACCCGGCAGACAACTTCGCCGGCCCCGATTCCAGCAGGCCCGGCGCAGCCGGTGGACCAGACGGCCCCCGCTCCGAGGGATTCGACTCGGCGGACGAGTTCGGCACCCCCGGTTCCCGCAGGCCTACCAGCCCCGACCGACGCGGCCCGGCCGACGAGTTCGAGAACCGCGACTCCGGCAGGCCCAGCCCGGCTGGCCGTCCGGATGGTCCGGACAGCTTCCACCCCGCCGACGAGTTCGACAGCCGCGACCCCGGCAGGCCCGGTCCGGCTGGCCACCCGGACGGTCCCGACAATTTCCACCCGGCCGACGAATTCGGCGGCCCCGGCGCGACGGATGGCCCCGGTTTCGCCGACCACGGCGGGTCGGACGACCGCTTCGAGCCCACCCGCGGCGGTTCGGACCGGCGGGACAGGCCTGGTCCGCAGGGTGCACAGGGCCCCGCGGGCGGTCCCGGCGCGCAGGGCGGTCCGCAGGGCACGCGGGTGTCCGGTCCGGACGGCCCGGGTGGGTCGCACGGTCTGGGCGTCGCCGCGGCGGCGGCTGGAGCAGCGGGAGTTGCGGGCGCGGCGGGAGCCGCCGCGAGCGGGTCTCACGCCGAATCCGGCCACCCGCACGAAGCTGGCTACGACCAGCATCCCGACGCGTCCGGCTATGACGACCGAACCCACGAAGCCGGTTACGCCGAGTCCGGCCATCAAGCCGACGGCTACGACCAGCACGGTCAGGCAGCCGGTTACGCGGAGGACTACGACCGGCAAGCCCGCGGCGAAGACCAGCGCGACCACGCCGAGCACTACGACCAGCACGACGAGGGTTACGAGCAGCCCGGCCACGACGGCTACCGCGACCCGGCAGCCCACGGCCACTACGACGAATCCGCACCGCACGACGCGCACGGATACGACGCTGAGCCGTACGACGACCAGCACGAGTACCAGGACGCTTCCCACGAGCGCGGCGCTTACACCGAGCAGCACGGATACGACGAAGCCGCCGGTCAGCACGACCACGACGAGGCGGGCTACGACGAACCCGCGCACCACGTCGACGACCGCAACCGCAACGCGGCGGCTGATTACGACGACGCCCACGGGTACGACGACCACCTCGACGCGCGCGGAAGCAAGGTCCCCGGCGCGTTCGAGCAGTCCGCTGTTCCGAGCGCGGAGGACGGACTGGTCGGCGCGGACGGCCTCATCGGTGCCGACGGGCTGATCGGCGCGGACGCCGCCGACGAACCTGCCGCCGGGAACCGGCACAACGCCGAGCCGGAAGCAGGCCGTCGCGCGGCACCGGATGACAGCCGGGACCAGGAGGGCGGCCGTCGGCGAGCCCAGCCGGACGCCGAAGCGGACGACAGCCGGCGCGAAGACGTGCGGCTGAACGCCGACGACAGTGGCCGACGCAGCGCGGAATCCGCGAGCCAGGCCGAACCCGCGGACGAACACGGCAGTCACATCGGCGCAGCTGCGGCCGGGGTCGCCGCGGCAGGGGGGCTGGCCGCGGCCGGGCTCGCCGCCGCGCACGGTCGGGGTCGCGAGAAGGAGGCCGAGGGCCGCCACGGCACAGCGGCACCGGAGCGTCCTGCGGAGCCGCCGTTCGAGCAGGACTTCGACGGCGCGCAGTACGACCACTACGACGACGGCCACTACGACGACGAAGACCACACCGACGTCCACCACGACCTCGTCCCCAGCCGCAACGGCACCGGTCCGGGCCACCCGGGCGACGACGAGGACGACACCGACGTGCACCAGCCGGTCGACGACGGGCGCGAGGAGCCGGTGCTCTTCACCCACGGCAACGAACCGTCCCGCGACGACGACGAGCAGCGTGCCGAACTGTTCACGCACTCCAGCGGCTACGAGGACGACAACCGCCGCGAGGCCGGGTACGACGCGGGCCCGCCCACCGCGATGATCATGCCGGGGTCCGAGATCCCCGGCGGTCTTCCGGTGCCGGAGATGCCGGTGCCCCCGCCGTCCGGCGGGCGGCGCGCGGCACGGGAGCAGGCCGAAGCGGCTCCGGTCGCGCGGCGGGAGCAGCCCGCTCAGCCGGAGCTGGCCGAGTTGCAGGCGAAGCTGGACGAGCTGAACGTGCCCGAGGCCGCGTACCGGCTCGGCGGCCCCACCGAACGCGGGTGGAGCGTCGAGCAGGTGGGCGAAGGCTGGCGCGTCGGCTGGTACGACGGCGAGCTGATCAACCCGGCGGTGTTCGGCGACGCGGAGGACGCCGCGGCGTTCATGCTCGGCAAGGTGCTGCTGCACCCCGACGGATACGTCGCGGCGGAAGCCCCGGCACCGGCTGAGCAGCCAGTCGCGGACGCGCCGAAGCCGCCGGTGGTCGCGACGTTGTCGCCGGAGGTCGCGACGGGCTCGTTCCCCGTCCGGCCGCGCGAGAACGTGCCGCCGCAGGAGCAGACCGCGTTCACTCCTGCCGATCAGCTGCTGGCCGACGACGAACCGCCTGCCCGGCAGACCCCGCCGCCGCCCCCGCCGACACAGGTCGCGGCGCCGGTGAGCCCACCGACCCAGGTGGCTCCCCCGGTCGGTGCCCCGCCGACGCAGATCGCCTCGCCGGTCAGCGCACCGCCCACCCAGGTCGCGCCTCCGGTCGGCCCGCCGCCGCGGCGGGAACCGCCGGTGCGGCGCGAGGAACCGGTGCGCGCCAACGGAACCGGCGGCAGCGGGCAATGGCCGATCGCGCCGCTGTCCGGGGAACCGCCGCTGACCCTGTTCCGCGGCAAGGAATTGCGCGAACTGCCCGCGGGCAGCGAACTGGACCGCTTCGGCGGCCCGAACGGCAACCTGACGTATGCGGCGGGCACCCCGTTCGAGGAGCGTTCGCTGGTGCCGGAGTGGGTGAACCGGCCGTACCACGTGTACCGGGTGCAGCGGCCGCTCGAAACCCTGGCCGGGGTCGCGATCCCGTGGTTCAACCAGCCGGGCGGCGGTTCGGCGTACCTGCTTCCGGCGAGCATCGAAGAGCTGCTCGCCGAGGGCGACCTGATCGAACTCGACCCGGGCGAACCGCCGATCGACTGA
- a CDS encoding DUF3017 domain-containing protein: protein MAMTGQRHRGDRPWLVHAPFAVILLLLAVAVVRAVQYHWREGAALVGVALFVAGALRAVLPEERAGLLAIRGKIVDIVTYGALCAAVLFISLTIVGGPFDAPS, encoded by the coding sequence ATGGCGATGACCGGGCAACGGCACCGCGGCGATCGTCCCTGGCTGGTGCACGCGCCGTTCGCGGTGATCCTGCTGTTGCTGGCGGTGGCCGTGGTGCGGGCGGTGCAGTACCACTGGCGCGAGGGCGCGGCGCTGGTCGGCGTGGCCCTGTTCGTGGCCGGTGCGCTGCGCGCGGTGCTGCCGGAGGAGCGCGCCGGGCTGCTCGCGATTCGCGGCAAGATCGTCGACATCGTCACCTACGGCGCGTTGTGCGCCGCGGTGCTCTTCATCTCGCTGACGATCGTCGGCGGCCCGTTCGACGCGCCCTCCTGA
- a CDS encoding MFS transporter, with the protein MSSVSSSAAARNSVLAFGAFGVGTSGYIVAGLLPALTSELHVSATAAAQLVTSFAIAYAVGSPLFAAATGRWERRTLLVAALAVAAVGNIFAAVAPGYTTLLIARVVTAIGAAVYTPAATAVAAELTTPERRGRAVSLVFGGLTIALIFGVPLGSVISQQFGYEGAFLFVGLLSLLGALGVRVALPKVAPPPVVGLAERFAVARDKRVVALLVTTTLACLAAFMVYTLVSPVLSATAGVSGGTITVLLFCYGIGGAVGNFAGGRAADRWGARKPLLVVLIGFTAVMVLLPFTATTVVGAGITLFVWGLANWSFSPPLQHRLIELSPGHAGLALSLNASAIYLGVGLSGVVGGAVLTSAGPTVLPEVAAALAAASMLVVVFFWGARKRVETREEVAV; encoded by the coding sequence ATGTCCAGCGTCTCGTCCTCGGCGGCGGCCCGGAACTCGGTGCTCGCGTTCGGGGCCTTCGGCGTCGGCACCAGCGGCTACATCGTGGCCGGGCTGTTGCCGGCGCTCACCTCCGAGCTGCACGTCTCCGCGACCGCGGCGGCGCAGCTCGTCACGTCCTTCGCCATCGCGTACGCGGTGGGCTCGCCGTTGTTCGCCGCCGCCACCGGCCGGTGGGAACGGCGCACGCTGCTGGTCGCCGCGCTCGCGGTGGCCGCGGTCGGGAACATCTTCGCGGCTGTCGCTCCGGGGTACACCACGCTGCTGATCGCGCGGGTCGTCACGGCGATCGGGGCTGCCGTCTACACCCCGGCCGCCACGGCCGTCGCGGCTGAGCTGACCACGCCGGAACGGCGCGGGCGAGCCGTTTCGCTGGTGTTCGGGGGACTCACCATCGCGTTGATCTTCGGCGTTCCGCTGGGCAGCGTGATCTCCCAGCAGTTCGGCTACGAGGGCGCATTCCTGTTCGTCGGCCTGCTGTCGCTGCTCGGGGCGCTCGGGGTGCGGGTCGCATTGCCGAAGGTCGCGCCGCCGCCGGTGGTCGGGCTCGCCGAGCGGTTCGCGGTCGCGCGGGACAAGCGGGTCGTCGCGCTGCTGGTCACCACCACGCTCGCGTGCCTCGCCGCTTTCATGGTCTACACGCTGGTGTCGCCGGTCCTGTCCGCGACGGCAGGTGTTTCCGGCGGGACGATCACTGTGCTGCTGTTCTGCTACGGCATCGGCGGCGCGGTCGGCAACTTCGCCGGCGGCCGCGCGGCCGACCGGTGGGGCGCGCGGAAACCGCTGCTGGTCGTGCTCATCGGGTTCACCGCCGTGATGGTGCTGCTGCCGTTCACCGCGACGACCGTCGTCGGGGCCGGGATCACGTTGTTCGTGTGGGGCTTGGCGAACTGGTCGTTCAGCCCGCCGCTGCAGCACCGGCTCATCGAGCTGTCGCCGGGGCACGCCGGTCTCGCGCTGTCGCTCAACGCGTCGGCGATCTACCTGGGCGTCGGGCTGTCCGGCGTGGTCGGCGGTGCGGTCCTGACCTCGGCCGGGCCGACGGTGCTGCCGGAGGTCGCCGCGGCCCTCGCCGCCGCGTCGATGCTCGTGGTCGTGTTCTTCTGGGGCGCGCGGAAGCGGGTGGAGACCCGCGAGGAGGTCGCGGTCTGA
- a CDS encoding DUF2000 domain-containing protein, whose translation MNRFDTKIAVLLRDDLASWQRLNVTAFLVSGVAHTTPELIGEPYLDADDTEYLPMFRQPVLVFAGTAETLALAHSRALSRGLRFSIFTDDLFQTGNDVDNRAAVRAVPTEKLALAGMAVHGPKNAMDKILKGARLHG comes from the coding sequence ATGAACCGATTCGACACGAAGATCGCCGTGCTGCTGCGGGACGACCTGGCCTCGTGGCAACGGCTGAACGTCACGGCGTTCCTGGTGAGCGGCGTGGCCCACACGACGCCGGAACTGATCGGCGAGCCCTACCTCGACGCCGACGACACCGAGTACCTGCCGATGTTCCGCCAGCCGGTACTCGTGTTCGCGGGCACCGCGGAGACGCTCGCGCTGGCGCACAGCCGCGCTCTCTCGCGGGGTCTGCGGTTCTCGATCTTCACCGACGACCTGTTCCAGACCGGCAATGACGTCGACAATCGCGCGGCGGTGCGCGCGGTGCCGACGGAGAAACTGGCCTTGGCGGGGATGGCGGTGCACGGGCCGAAGAACGCGATGGACAAGATCCTCAAGGGGGCTCGGCTGCACGGCTGA
- a CDS encoding AraC family transcriptional regulator — protein sequence MTVSAWRPPVPGIAEAFHARFTDHAYPAHTHDTWTLLIVDDGAISYDLDRHHHGALGTAVTLLPPNVAHDGRAATSHGFRKRVLYLDADVLGADLIGAAVDQPSLPDPLLRTRIHQLHQSLAEPLEAESRLALVAQRLRLHLGRPTITPPDRNLADDLRDLLDERLPDSLTLADASEVLGAHPVHLVRAFGRRFGLPPHRYVTGRRVDHARRLLLDGTPPATVAAAAGFADQAHLTRHFRRYLGTTPARFARG from the coding sequence ATGACGGTGTCGGCCTGGCGCCCTCCGGTGCCTGGGATCGCCGAGGCGTTCCACGCCCGGTTCACCGACCACGCCTACCCCGCGCACACGCACGACACCTGGACGCTGCTGATCGTCGACGACGGTGCGATCAGCTACGACCTCGACCGGCACCACCACGGCGCGCTCGGCACGGCCGTCACGCTGCTGCCGCCGAACGTCGCGCACGACGGGCGCGCCGCGACCAGCCACGGCTTCCGCAAACGCGTGCTGTACCTAGACGCCGACGTCCTCGGCGCCGACCTGATCGGGGCCGCCGTCGATCAGCCGAGCCTGCCGGATCCGTTGCTGCGCACCCGAATCCACCAGCTGCACCAATCGCTCGCCGAACCGCTGGAAGCCGAAAGCCGCCTCGCCCTGGTCGCCCAGCGGCTCCGCCTCCACCTCGGCCGTCCGACCATCACACCACCCGACCGCAACCTGGCCGACGACCTGCGCGACCTCCTGGACGAACGCCTGCCGGATTCCCTGACGCTGGCCGATGCCTCGGAAGTACTCGGCGCGCACCCGGTCCACCTGGTCCGCGCGTTCGGCCGCCGTTTCGGACTGCCGCCGCACCGATACGTCACCGGCCGTCGCGTCGACCACGCCCGCCGCCTCCTGCTCGACGGCACCCCGCCCGCCACCGTCGCCGCGGCCGCCGGGTTCGCCGACCAGGCCCACCTGACCCGGCACTTCCGCCGCTACCTCGGCACCACCCCGGCCCGCTTCGCACGCGGCTGA
- a CDS encoding spermidine synthase: MAEVLETVPGRGGELVLRRDGAAFEVIENGVFLMDTRNGESERLLVTGAADRLAPGARVLIGGLGVGFSLRAALDHPAVGSVVVVEREPAVIAWNRTGPLREVHGAALDDPRVTVVEADLLEWLRTTGETFDALCLDIDNGPEWTVTEGNASLYAASGLERLSQLLRPGGVLAVWSAGAAPGFTARLRERFAEVDAVEIPVPRGEPDVVWFAR; this comes from the coding sequence GTGGCGGAGGTACTGGAGACCGTGCCCGGGCGCGGCGGCGAACTGGTGCTGCGGCGCGACGGCGCCGCGTTCGAGGTGATCGAGAACGGGGTGTTCCTGATGGACACCCGCAACGGCGAGTCGGAACGGCTGCTCGTGACCGGAGCGGCCGACCGGCTCGCCCCCGGCGCGCGAGTGCTGATCGGCGGCCTCGGCGTCGGTTTCTCGCTGCGTGCCGCACTGGATCACCCGGCGGTCGGCTCCGTGGTCGTGGTGGAACGCGAACCGGCGGTGATCGCTTGGAACCGCACCGGACCGCTGCGCGAAGTCCACGGTGCGGCGCTGGACGATCCGCGCGTGACGGTGGTCGAAGCGGATCTGCTGGAGTGGCTGCGGACGACTGGCGAGACTTTCGACGCGCTGTGCCTGGACATCGACAACGGTCCAGAGTGGACAGTCACCGAGGGGAACGCCTCGCTGTACGCGGCTTCTGGCCTGGAGCGGCTGTCTCAGCTGCTGCGTCCGGGCGGGGTGCTGGCGGTGTGGAGTGCGGGCGCGGCACCGGGGTTCACGGCTCGGTTGCGCGAGCGGTTCGCCGAGGTGGATGCGGTGGAGATTCCGGTGCCGCGCGGGGAACCGGACGTGGTTTGGTTCGCGCGCTGA
- a CDS encoding helix-turn-helix transcriptional regulator: MSAHASLPPLVYPHRDEITVEAVLRALADPVRLAMVRQLANSETEISCSAFEVPVTKSTLTHHLATLRQAGVIAGRQEGTTRYNSLRRNDLDVLFPGLLDGVLAAPR, translated from the coding sequence ATGTCCGCTCACGCGTCCTTGCCGCCGCTCGTCTACCCGCACCGCGACGAGATCACGGTCGAAGCAGTGCTGCGCGCACTCGCCGACCCGGTCAGGCTGGCGATGGTCCGACAGCTGGCGAACTCCGAAACGGAGATCTCCTGCAGCGCATTCGAGGTGCCGGTGACCAAGTCCACACTCACCCATCACCTCGCGACCCTGCGCCAGGCCGGGGTGATCGCCGGCCGCCAGGAAGGCACCACCCGGTACAACTCGTTGCGCCGCAACGATCTCGACGTGCTCTTCCCGGGCCTGCTCGACGGCGTGCTGGCCGCGCCGCGCTGA
- a CDS encoding HhH-GPD-type base excision DNA repair protein, whose product MLRELHLTGDPAADKLLNDDPFALLTGMLLDQQYPMEHAFAGPRKIADRMDGFDLRKIAATDVDKFVEMCVVPPAIHRYGGSMARRVHALALHIIENYDGRTEGIWLDGRPKPDGEEVLKRLKALPGFGEQKAKIFLALLGKQRGVAPKGWREAAGAYGDRGSRRSIADVTDAKTLGEVRAFKKAAKAAAKAN is encoded by the coding sequence ATGCTGCGCGAACTGCACCTGACCGGCGACCCGGCGGCCGACAAGCTGCTCAACGACGACCCGTTCGCCCTGCTCACTGGAATGCTCCTGGACCAGCAGTACCCGATGGAGCACGCCTTCGCGGGCCCGCGGAAGATCGCCGACCGGATGGACGGCTTCGACCTGCGCAAGATCGCCGCGACGGACGTCGACAAGTTCGTCGAGATGTGCGTGGTCCCGCCCGCGATCCACCGCTACGGCGGCTCGATGGCGCGCCGGGTGCACGCGCTCGCGCTGCACATCATCGAGAACTACGACGGCCGCACCGAGGGCATCTGGCTCGACGGCCGCCCCAAGCCGGACGGCGAAGAGGTGCTGAAGCGGCTCAAGGCACTGCCCGGTTTCGGCGAGCAGAAGGCGAAGATCTTCCTTGCGCTGCTGGGCAAACAGCGCGGCGTCGCTCCGAAGGGCTGGCGAGAAGCCGCTGGCGCGTACGGCGACCGGGGCTCGCGTCGGTCCATCGCGGACGTGACGGACGCCAAGACACTCGGCGAGGTGCGCGCGTTCAAGAAGGCCGCGAAGGCCGCCGCCAAGGCGAACTGA
- a CDS encoding bifunctional methylenetetrahydrofolate dehydrogenase/methenyltetrahydrofolate cyclohydrolase: MTAKILDGKATKNAIFAELRPRVAALAEKGITPGLGTVLVGDDPGSHSYVKMKHADSAKIGVNSIRRDLPADISQEKLEAVIDELNADPACHGYLVQLPLPKHLDANRVLERIDPEKDADGLAPISLGRLVLGEPGALPCTPYGIIELLKRHGVELNGAQVTVVGRGITVGRTLGLLLTRRSENSTVTLCHTGTRDLAAEVRRADIVIAAAGVPGIIKPDMVKPGAAVLDVGVSHVEGKLTGDVDPAVAEVAGWLSPNPGGVGPMTRAMLVTNVVEAAERAAAR, from the coding sequence GTGACGGCGAAGATTCTCGACGGCAAGGCCACGAAGAACGCCATTTTCGCAGAGCTGCGCCCGCGCGTGGCCGCGCTCGCGGAGAAGGGGATCACCCCTGGGCTGGGCACGGTGCTGGTCGGCGACGACCCCGGTTCCCACTCCTACGTGAAGATGAAGCACGCGGACAGCGCGAAGATCGGCGTCAACTCGATCCGCCGCGACCTGCCCGCGGACATCTCGCAGGAGAAGCTCGAGGCCGTCATCGACGAGCTGAACGCCGACCCGGCCTGCCACGGCTACCTCGTCCAGCTGCCGTTGCCGAAGCACCTCGACGCGAACCGCGTCCTGGAGCGCATCGACCCGGAGAAGGACGCCGACGGCCTCGCGCCGATCAGCCTCGGCCGGCTCGTGCTCGGCGAACCGGGCGCGCTGCCGTGCACCCCCTACGGAATCATCGAGCTGCTCAAGCGGCACGGCGTCGAGCTGAACGGCGCGCAGGTCACCGTGGTCGGCCGCGGCATCACCGTCGGCCGCACGCTCGGCCTGCTGCTCACCCGGCGCAGCGAAAACTCGACCGTCACGCTGTGCCACACCGGCACCCGCGACCTTGCCGCCGAGGTGCGCCGCGCGGACATCGTGATCGCCGCGGCGGGCGTGCCCGGGATCATCAAGCCGGACATGGTCAAGCCCGGCGCGGCGGTGCTGGACGTCGGCGTTTCGCACGTCGAGGGCAAGCTCACCGGCGACGTCGACCCGGCGGTCGCCGAGGTGGCCGGCTGGCTGTCGCCGAACCCCGGCGGCGTGGGCCCGATGACCCGGGCGATGCTGGTCACCAACGTCGTCGAGGCTGCGGAACGCGCGGCCGCGCGCTGA
- a CDS encoding MFS transporter, which yields MPVALLALAVGAFGIGTTEFVMMGVLPLTAADFHIDIPSAGYFISAYALGVVIGAPLLTALAVRLPRKTMLLAMMGLFTVGNGLFALSPNQDFGIAFRFLAGLPHGAFFGAGAVVASSLAQPGQRAKAVSMMFMGLTLANVIGVPLGTLLGQQVGWRATFGVVAVIGLLAIAAIAKLVPHQGRPADPSIRGELGAFRRPQVWLALAIVMFGLGGVFACMSYIAPMLTDVAGYSPANVTVLLSLAGVGMTIGNYLGGRLADKKLMPSLYVALLSLATVLAIFTVTAQGKVGAAVTIFFVGVAGFMIGPMMQARIMEKAGGTPSLVSAAVQSAFNIANSIGAYLGGLVIAGGLGLLAPNWVGALLAVLGVSIAAVSGLLDRREARVQKELALAS from the coding sequence GTGCCCGTCGCGTTGCTCGCGCTCGCCGTCGGCGCCTTCGGCATCGGTACCACCGAGTTCGTGATGATGGGTGTGCTGCCTCTGACCGCCGCGGACTTCCACATCGACATCCCGTCCGCGGGCTACTTCATCTCCGCCTACGCGCTCGGTGTGGTGATCGGCGCGCCGCTGCTCACCGCGCTGGCCGTCCGGCTGCCGCGCAAAACCATGCTGCTGGCGATGATGGGCCTGTTCACGGTCGGCAACGGGCTGTTCGCGCTCTCGCCGAACCAGGACTTCGGCATCGCGTTCCGGTTCCTCGCCGGCCTGCCGCACGGTGCGTTCTTCGGCGCGGGCGCGGTGGTCGCGTCCAGCCTCGCGCAGCCGGGCCAGCGCGCGAAGGCCGTGTCGATGATGTTCATGGGCCTGACGCTGGCGAACGTCATCGGCGTCCCGCTCGGCACGCTGCTCGGCCAGCAGGTCGGCTGGCGTGCGACGTTCGGCGTCGTCGCGGTGATCGGCCTGCTCGCCATCGCCGCCATCGCGAAACTGGTGCCGCACCAGGGCCGCCCGGCCGACCCGTCGATCCGCGGCGAACTCGGCGCATTCCGGCGCCCGCAGGTGTGGCTGGCGCTCGCGATCGTGATGTTCGGCCTCGGTGGCGTCTTCGCCTGCATGTCCTACATCGCGCCGATGCTGACCGACGTCGCCGGATACTCGCCCGCCAACGTCACGGTGCTGCTTTCGCTGGCCGGGGTCGGCATGACGATCGGCAACTACCTCGGCGGACGGCTCGCGGACAAGAAGCTGATGCCGAGCCTGTACGTCGCGCTGCTTTCGCTGGCGACCGTGCTCGCGATCTTCACCGTGACGGCGCAGGGCAAGGTCGGCGCGGCGGTCACGATCTTCTTCGTCGGCGTCGCGGGCTTCATGATCGGCCCGATGATGCAGGCGCGGATCATGGAGAAGGCCGGCGGCACGCCGTCGCTGGTCTCGGCCGCGGTGCAGTCCGCGTTCAACATCGCCAACTCGATCGGCGCGTACCTCGGCGGACTGGTCATCGCGGGCGGGCTCGGCCTGCTGGCCCCGAACTGGGTCGGCGCGCTGCTGGCCGTCCTCGGGGTGTCAATCGCCGCGGTGTCCGGACTGCTGGACCGGCGCGAGGCGCGAGTCCAGAAGGAACTCGCGCTCGCGTCCTGA